From a single Okeanomitos corallinicola TIOX110 genomic region:
- the rpsG gene encoding 30S ribosomal protein S7, with product MSRRGVSQRRPVPPDSVYNSRLVSMMMRRIMRHGKKSLAARIVYDAMKTIEERTGSNALEVFERAVRNATPLVEVKARRVGGATYQVPMEVRSDRGTTLALRWLVRFSRERAGRTMAGRLANELMDAANETGSSIRKREETHRMAEANKAFAHYRY from the coding sequence ATGTCTCGTCGTGGAGTTAGTCAAAGGCGGCCTGTTCCGCCTGACTCAGTTTATAATAGTCGTCTCGTTAGCATGATGATGCGGCGGATAATGCGTCATGGAAAAAAATCCCTTGCTGCCAGGATTGTATATGATGCCATGAAAACCATTGAAGAGCGGACAGGTAGCAATGCCCTAGAAGTATTTGAAAGAGCAGTCCGCAACGCAACACCCCTAGTTGAAGTAAAAGCGCGAAGAGTAGGGGGAGCGACCTATCAGGTACCTATGGAAGTACGCTCTGATCGTGGTACAACTCTAGCATTACGCTGGTTGGTAAGATTTTCCAGAGAAAGAGCAGGACGAACCATGGCTGGTAGACTAGCAAATGAATTAATGGATGCTGCTAACGAAACAGGCAGTTCCATTCGTAAGCGTGAAGAAACGCACCGGATGGCCGAAGCCAACAAAGCATTTGCACACTACCGTTACTAA
- the rpsL gene encoding 30S ribosomal protein S12 has product MPTIQQLIRSERELARQKTKSPALKECPQRRGVCTRVYTTTPKKPNSALRKVARVRLTSGFEVTAYIPGIGHNLQEHSVVMIRGGRVKDLPGVRYHIIRGTLDTAGVKDRKQGRSKYGTKRPKEAKK; this is encoded by the coding sequence ATGCCAACAATACAGCAATTAATACGTAGTGAACGCGAACTAGCGCGTCAGAAAACCAAATCTCCCGCTCTGAAAGAATGTCCCCAACGTCGGGGTGTTTGTACCAGAGTCTACACAACTACACCAAAAAAACCTAACTCAGCCCTCCGCAAAGTGGCAAGGGTAAGGCTTACCTCTGGATTTGAAGTCACAGCTTACATTCCAGGAATTGGCCACAACTTGCAAGAACACTCTGTAGTCATGATTCGTGGTGGTCGGGTAAAAGACCTACCTGGTGTGAGATATCACATTATCCGTGGCACACTCGATACAGCTGGAGTTAAAGACCGGAAACAAGGACGTTCCAAATATGGGACAAAGCGCCCGAAAGAAGCGAAAAAATAG
- a CDS encoding glutamate synthase-related protein yields the protein MNHPSLHQGQNQTSSTMENTEIYPGQRWLVEERDACGVGFIAHRQNIANHEILAKALDALTCLEHRGGCSADQDSGDGAGILTAIPWELFQQEGINISNNGNIAVGMIFLPQEQESAKKLKAIFEQVATEENLTVLGWREVPVSPEVLGVQARENQPYIEQVFLSSPDKSGDELEREMYLTRRRVVKAAKNIADEFYVCSLSSRTIVYKGMVRSAVLGEFYQDLKNPAFKCAFAVYHRRFSTNTMPKWPLAQPMRLLGHNGEINTLLGNINWMMAREATLDHPIWKGRAEEFKPLVNIDSSDSATLDNVLELLVRSGRSPLEALMMMVPEAYKNQPSLQNYPEITDFYEYYSGLQEAWDGPALLVFSDGKRVGATLDRNGLRPARYLITKDDYIVVGSEAGVVDFPEANILEKGRLGPGQMIAVDLSSNEILKNWELKQRIANLHPYGDWLQQHRQELKDLVKSSSSNGNGHYVSNGLETNNLVDKQTLLQQQIAFGYTSEDVEMIIQPMAQNGGEPTFCMGDDIPLAVLSEKPHLLYNYFKQRFAQVTNPPIDPLREKLVMSLTVELGERGNLLEPKAEHARRLKLDSPVLTDSELEAIKLSGFGTAELSTLFSISAGPEGLKVAVEALQKQAAESVKAGAKILILSDQIAPNGEAGITSEYTYIPPMLAVGAVHHHLIREGVRMQTSLVVHTAQCWSTHHFACLLGYGAGAICPYMALDTVRSWWADPKTQQFMERGKINSLSLDQAIANYRQAVESGLLKILSKMGISLLSSYQAAQIFEAIGIGGELLNLGFRGTTSRIGGLSCAELAQEILSFHGKAFPELTTKKLENLGFVQFRPGGEYHSNSPELVKSLHKAVDGKQYDHYEVYKQHLQNRPVTALRDLLDFQSERPSIPIEEVESVAEIAKRFCTGGMSLGALSREAHETLAIAMNRIGGKSNSGEGGEDPVRYNVLSDVDPTGHSPTLPHLNGLRNGDTASSAIKQVASGRFGVTPGYLASARQIEIKMAQGAKPGEGGQLPGPKVSPYIAMLRRSKPGVTLISPPPHHDIYSIEDLAQLIFDLHQINPKAQVSVKLVAEIGIGTIAAGVAKANADIIQISGHDGGTGASPLSSIKHAGSPWELGLTEVHRVLMENGLRDRVTLRVDGGLKSGWDVLIAALMGAEEFGFGSIAMIAEGCIMARVCHLNTCPKGVATQKEELRKRFTGVPENVVNFFYFVAEEVRSLLAKLGYRSLNELTGRADLLTVRSDVKLTKTQSLNLDCLTKLPDAKSNRSWLVHEDVHSNGDVLDDQILADGDIQAAIQNQATVTKTFKVVNTDRTVGSRLAGAIASKYGDSGFEGQINLNFQGSVGQSFGAFNLPGLTLTLDGEANDYVGKGMHGGEIIIKPPAEATYNSAENVIVGNTCLYGSTGGVLFANGLAGERFAVRNSKGTAVIEGAGDHCCEYMTGGVVVVLGKVGRNVGAGMTGGLGYFLDEDGNFPELVNHSIVKIQRVVTEAGEKQLHDLIKAHGDRTGSPKAQLILQNWSEYLPKFWQVVPPSEADSAEANAEVGSKQLSSV from the coding sequence ATGAATCATCCATCATTACATCAGGGTCAGAATCAGACATCATCAACCATGGAAAACACGGAAATTTATCCAGGGCAACGATGGTTAGTAGAAGAAAGAGATGCTTGTGGTGTGGGTTTTATTGCCCATCGTCAAAACATTGCTAACCATGAAATATTAGCCAAAGCACTAGATGCGCTCACTTGTCTAGAACATAGAGGAGGTTGTAGTGCGGATCAAGATTCAGGAGATGGGGCTGGGATTTTGACAGCGATTCCTTGGGAATTGTTTCAGCAAGAAGGAATAAATATTTCCAATAATGGCAACATAGCCGTAGGAATGATTTTCTTACCCCAAGAGCAAGAATCAGCCAAAAAATTAAAAGCAATATTCGAACAAGTAGCGACTGAAGAAAACTTGACTGTTTTAGGTTGGCGAGAAGTTCCTGTCAGTCCAGAAGTTTTAGGGGTGCAAGCAAGAGAAAACCAACCTTATATAGAACAGGTTTTTCTGAGTTCACCTGATAAAAGTGGCGATGAATTAGAACGGGAAATGTATCTTACCCGTCGCCGGGTGGTGAAAGCTGCTAAAAATATTGCTGACGAGTTTTATGTTTGTTCTCTTTCCAGCCGCACCATTGTTTATAAAGGCATGGTGAGATCGGCAGTATTAGGAGAATTTTACCAAGATTTAAAAAACCCAGCTTTCAAATGTGCCTTTGCTGTTTATCACCGCCGCTTCAGCACCAACACCATGCCCAAATGGCCTCTAGCTCAACCCATGCGGTTGTTAGGTCATAATGGGGAAATTAACACCCTTTTGGGTAACATTAACTGGATGATGGCACGGGAAGCGACCTTAGATCATCCCATTTGGAAAGGCAGAGCCGAAGAATTTAAACCACTGGTAAATATTGACAGTAGTGATTCTGCCACATTAGATAATGTGCTGGAATTGCTGGTACGTTCTGGCCGTAGCCCCTTGGAAGCCTTAATGATGATGGTGCCAGAGGCTTATAAAAATCAACCTTCTCTGCAAAACTATCCTGAGATTACTGATTTTTACGAATATTACAGCGGTTTACAGGAGGCTTGGGATGGTCCGGCGCTGTTGGTATTTAGTGATGGGAAAAGAGTTGGTGCAACCTTAGATAGAAATGGTTTAAGACCGGCTCGTTATCTGATTACCAAAGATGACTACATTGTGGTTGGTTCAGAAGCGGGTGTAGTTGATTTCCCAGAAGCTAATATTTTGGAAAAAGGCAGACTTGGACCAGGACAGATGATTGCTGTAGATTTAAGCAGCAATGAAATTTTAAAGAATTGGGAACTTAAACAGCGGATTGCGAATTTACATCCTTATGGGGATTGGTTGCAACAACATCGCCAAGAGTTGAAAGATTTAGTCAAGTCGTCATCTAGCAATGGTAATGGTCATTATGTAAGTAATGGACTAGAGACTAATAACCTAGTAGATAAACAAACCTTACTGCAACAACAAATTGCTTTTGGCTACACCAGCGAAGATGTGGAAATGATCATCCAGCCAATGGCGCAAAATGGCGGAGAACCGACTTTCTGTATGGGGGATGATATTCCTCTGGCGGTGTTGTCGGAAAAACCTCATTTACTTTATAACTATTTCAAACAAAGATTTGCTCAGGTAACAAACCCACCGATTGATCCGTTACGGGAAAAATTGGTAATGTCCTTGACGGTGGAATTGGGGGAAAGAGGTAATTTACTAGAACCCAAGGCAGAACACGCTCGCAGACTCAAATTAGATTCTCCTGTTTTAACTGATTCTGAGTTAGAAGCAATTAAGTTATCTGGTTTTGGTACTGCTGAATTATCAACATTGTTTTCTATTTCCGCAGGGCCTGAAGGCTTGAAAGTAGCGGTAGAAGCTTTGCAAAAACAAGCGGCTGAGTCTGTAAAAGCTGGGGCGAAAATTTTGATCTTGAGTGATCAGATTGCCCCCAATGGTGAAGCAGGGATAACTTCTGAATATACTTACATTCCGCCGATGTTGGCTGTGGGTGCAGTTCACCATCACCTGATCCGTGAAGGGGTACGGATGCAGACTTCTTTGGTTGTGCATACTGCCCAATGTTGGAGTACCCACCATTTTGCTTGTTTGTTGGGCTATGGTGCGGGTGCGATTTGCCCTTATATGGCTTTGGATACTGTGCGGAGTTGGTGGGCTGATCCTAAGACTCAACAGTTTATGGAACGGGGAAAAATTAATTCTCTGAGTTTGGATCAGGCGATCGCTAATTATCGTCAGGCTGTAGAATCTGGATTGTTGAAAATTCTCTCAAAAATGGGAATTTCTCTCCTTTCTAGTTATCAAGCAGCGCAGATTTTTGAGGCTATTGGTATCGGTGGAGAGTTGTTAAATTTAGGTTTCCGGGGTACTACTTCCCGCATTGGTGGTTTAAGTTGTGCTGAGTTGGCGCAAGAGATTCTTTCTTTCCACGGTAAGGCTTTCCCAGAATTAACAACTAAGAAATTAGAAAATTTAGGTTTTGTCCAATTCCGTCCCGGTGGTGAATACCATAGCAATAGTCCAGAGTTGGTGAAGTCTCTCCACAAGGCTGTTGATGGTAAGCAGTATGACCATTATGAGGTTTATAAACAACATTTACAAAATCGTCCTGTAACAGCTTTACGGGATTTATTGGATTTCCAAAGTGAACGTCCCTCTATCCCCATTGAAGAAGTAGAGTCAGTGGCAGAAATTGCTAAACGCTTCTGTACTGGGGGAATGTCTTTAGGTGCATTGTCTAGGGAAGCACATGAAACTTTGGCGATCGCCATGAACCGGATCGGTGGTAAATCTAACTCTGGAGAAGGTGGCGAAGATCCAGTCCGTTACAACGTTTTAAGTGATGTTGATCCCACTGGACATTCACCCACTCTTCCTCACTTGAATGGTTTAAGAAATGGTGACACCGCTTCCAGCGCCATCAAACAGGTCGCTTCCGGCCGTTTTGGTGTTACCCCTGGATATTTAGCCAGCGCCAGACAAATTGAAATTAAAATGGCTCAAGGTGCAAAACCAGGAGAAGGTGGACAGCTACCAGGCCCCAAGGTTAGCCCCTACATTGCCATGTTGCGCCGTTCTAAACCCGGTGTGACTTTGATTTCTCCCCCTCCCCACCATGACATTTACTCCATTGAAGATTTAGCACAGTTAATTTTTGACCTGCATCAAATTAACCCCAAAGCCCAGGTATCTGTGAAACTGGTCGCAGAAATCGGCATTGGTACAATTGCCGCAGGTGTAGCTAAGGCTAACGCCGACATCATCCAAATTTCTGGTCATGATGGCGGTACTGGTGCTTCTCCTTTAAGTTCCATTAAACACGCTGGTAGTCCCTGGGAATTGGGATTAACAGAAGTGCATCGGGTATTGATGGAAAATGGTTTACGCGATCGCGTCACATTAAGAGTTGATGGCGGTTTAAAGAGTGGCTGGGATGTCCTCATTGCTGCATTAATGGGAGCGGAAGAGTTCGGTTTTGGTTCTATTGCCATGATCGCCGAAGGTTGTATTATGGCGCGGGTATGTCATTTAAACACCTGTCCCAAAGGTGTAGCCACTCAGAAGGAAGAACTACGTAAACGTTTTACAGGTGTGCCTGAAAATGTGGTTAATTTCTTCTATTTTGTCGCCGAAGAAGTCCGTAGTTTATTGGCAAAATTGGGTTATCGTTCCTTAAACGAGTTGACTGGTAGGGCGGATCTGTTAACTGTGCGTTCCGATGTCAAGTTAACAAAAACCCAATCTTTGAATTTAGACTGTTTGACCAAATTACCAGATGCTAAATCAAACCGTAGCTGGTTGGTGCATGAAGATGTACACAGCAATGGTGATGTTTTGGATGATCAGATTTTGGCTGATGGAGATATTCAAGCCGCAATTCAAAATCAGGCGACTGTGACTAAGACTTTTAAAGTTGTGAATACTGATAGAACAGTAGGATCAAGACTTGCTGGGGCGATCGCTTCTAAGTATGGAGATAGCGGTTTTGAAGGTCAAATTAACTTGAATTTCCAAGGTAGTGTTGGTCAAAGTTTTGGTGCATTTAACCTCCCTGGTTTAACCTTAACCCTCGATGGGGAAGCTAACGACTATGTAGGTAAGGGAATGCACGGTGGGGAGATTATTATTAAACCCCCCGCAGAGGCGACTTACAACTCAGCCGAAAATGTGATTGTTGGTAATACCTGTTTGTACGGTTCAACTGGTGGTGTGTTATTTGCCAATGGTTTAGCCGGAGAAAGGTTTGCTGTCCGTAATTCCAAAGGTACAGCGGTCATTGAAGGGGCTGGGGATCACTGCTGCGAGTATATGACTGGCGGTGTGGTTGTGGTTCTTGGTAAAGTTGGCCGTAACGTCGGCGCAGGTATGACCGGAGGACTAGGTTACTTCTTAGATGAAGATGGTAATTTCCCAGAATTGGTAAATCACAGCATTGTCAAAATTCAGCGTGTAGTTACAGAAGCTGGTGAGAAACAATTGCATGACTTAATTAAAGCTCATGGCGATCGCACTGGTTCACCCAAAGCACAGCTAATTTTACAAAATTGGTCAGAATATTTACCTAAGTTCTGGCAAGTTGTCCCACCTTCCGAAGCAGATAGTGCTGAAGCTAACGCGGAAGTTGGAAGTAAGCAGTTGAGTTCAGTTTAG
- a CDS encoding iron-sulfur cluster assembly accessory protein, with the protein MIHLSPAATSEIERLKRKQQPNILFRLHVRQGGCSDWIYDISFDTVVNAEDQVFDVNDIQLLIDKESIRYLDNLTVDYSEDLMGGGFRFHNPIATSTCSCGNSFAI; encoded by the coding sequence ATGATTCATTTGAGTCCCGCAGCAACCAGTGAGATAGAAAGATTAAAACGTAAGCAACAGCCGAATATTTTGTTTCGCTTGCACGTGAGACAAGGCGGCTGTTCTGATTGGATATACGATATTTCCTTTGATACAGTTGTCAATGCAGAAGATCAGGTTTTTGATGTCAATGATATTCAGCTACTCATAGATAAAGAAAGTATAAGATATCTTGACAATTTAACTGTAGATTATTCAGAGGATCTTATGGGTGGGGGCTTTCGTTTCCATAACCCCATCGCTACCAGTACCTGTAGCTGTGGTAATTCTTTTGCTATTTAG
- a CDS encoding phosphomannose isomerase type II C-terminal cupin domain — MAQLTETVAKNISPLPSITSRGIAASEMRPWGSFTVLEEGRGYKIKRIEVNPGHRLSLQMHHHRSEHWIVVSGTAKVVCGEQEILLSNNQSTYVPQCTTHRLENPGVIPLVLIEVQNGEYLGEDDIIRYQDDYARSDK, encoded by the coding sequence ATGGCTCAACTAACAGAAACCGTAGCAAAAAATATTTCACCCCTTCCTAGCATCACTTCCAGAGGAATAGCTGCCAGTGAAATGCGTCCTTGGGGTTCGTTTACAGTTTTAGAAGAAGGCAGAGGTTACAAAATTAAACGGATAGAAGTAAACCCAGGTCATCGTCTTAGCTTGCAAATGCACCACCACCGCAGCGAACACTGGATAGTTGTTTCAGGTACAGCGAAGGTAGTCTGTGGAGAACAAGAAATTTTACTTAGTAATAATCAGTCAACTTATGTACCGCAATGTACAACTCACCGTTTAGAAAATCCTGGAGTTATTCCCTTAGTTTTAATTGAAGTTCAAAATGGTGAATACTTAGGCGAAGATGATATTATTCGCTACCAAGATGACTATGCTCGTAGTGATAAGTAG
- the fusA gene encoding elongation factor G, producing MARTNPLEKVRNIGIAAHIDAGKTTTTERILFYSGIVHKIGEVHEGTAVTDWMAQERERGITITAAAISTSWKDHQVNIIDTPGHVDFTIEVERSMRVLDGVIAVFCSVGGVQPQSETVWRQADRYKVPRIAFVNKMDRTGANFYKVHEQMRDRLRANAIAIQIPIGGESEFQGIIDLVKMCAYIYTNDLGTDIQTTDIPAELQEKAAEYRTKLIEAVSETDDELMNKYFEGEELTEQEIRTALRKGTIKGTIVPVLCGSAFKNKGVQLMLDAVVDYLPAPTEVPAIQGTLLDGESVERHADDNEPLAALAFKIMADPYGRLTFIRVYSGVLKKGSYVLNASKGKKERISRLVLMKADERQDVDELRAGDLGAAVGLKDTLTGDTLCDEGSPVILESLFIPEPVISVAVEPKTKNDMDKLSKALQSLSEEDPTFRVSVDPETNQTVIAGMGELHLEILVDRMLREFKVEANVGAPQVAYRETIRKPVTKVEGKFIRQSGGKGQYGHVVIDLEPAEPGAGFEFVSKIVGGTVPKEYINPAEQGMKECCESGVVAGYPLIDIKATLVDGSYHDVDSSEMAFKIAGSMAMKNAVSKASPVLLEPMMKVEVEVPEDFLGDVMGDLNSRRGQIEGMGSEDGLAKVTAKVPLAEMFGYATVIRSKTQGRGIFSMEFSHYDEVPRNVAEAIIAKSKGNA from the coding sequence GTGGCACGCACAAACCCGCTGGAGAAAGTACGCAATATCGGCATTGCGGCGCATATAGATGCGGGAAAAACAACTACAACAGAGAGAATATTATTTTACTCTGGTATAGTTCATAAGATCGGTGAAGTTCACGAAGGAACTGCCGTTACAGACTGGATGGCACAGGAGCGGGAGAGAGGAATTACCATTACTGCTGCTGCGATTAGTACCAGTTGGAAAGATCATCAAGTTAACATTATTGACACTCCAGGTCACGTTGACTTCACCATCGAAGTTGAACGCTCCATGCGTGTTTTAGATGGTGTAATAGCTGTATTTTGTTCCGTAGGTGGTGTACAACCCCAATCCGAGACAGTATGGCGGCAAGCAGACCGTTATAAAGTACCTCGGATTGCGTTTGTTAACAAAATGGATCGCACAGGTGCGAACTTTTACAAAGTTCATGAGCAAATGCGCGATCGCTTGCGAGCAAACGCCATTGCTATTCAAATACCCATTGGTGGTGAAAGCGAATTCCAGGGCATCATTGACCTGGTAAAAATGTGTGCATACATTTACACCAATGACCTGGGAACAGATATTCAAACAACAGATATTCCTGCCGAATTGCAAGAAAAGGCAGCAGAATACCGCACCAAGCTGATAGAAGCTGTATCAGAAACTGATGATGAACTGATGAATAAGTACTTCGAGGGCGAAGAACTTACAGAACAGGAAATCCGTACAGCTTTACGTAAAGGTACAATTAAAGGAACAATTGTACCTGTGCTTTGTGGTTCAGCCTTCAAAAATAAAGGCGTGCAGTTGATGTTAGATGCAGTTGTAGACTATCTGCCAGCACCAACAGAAGTACCAGCAATTCAAGGCACACTGCTAGATGGTGAGTCCGTTGAGCGTCACGCTGATGACAACGAACCACTAGCGGCTTTGGCATTTAAGATCATGGCTGATCCTTATGGTCGCCTCACATTTATTCGTGTTTACTCTGGTGTACTTAAAAAAGGTAGTTACGTCCTTAACGCCAGTAAAGGTAAGAAAGAGCGTATTTCTCGTCTAGTGCTGATGAAAGCAGACGAGCGCCAAGACGTAGATGAACTACGGGCTGGTGACTTAGGTGCAGCAGTAGGATTGAAAGATACCTTAACCGGTGACACCTTATGTGATGAAGGATCACCTGTAATTCTGGAATCTTTATTTATTCCTGAACCTGTAATCTCGGTTGCGGTTGAACCCAAAACCAAGAATGACATGGACAAATTGTCCAAAGCACTGCAATCTTTGTCAGAAGAAGATCCCACCTTCCGTGTCAGTGTTGATCCAGAAACCAACCAAACCGTAATTGCCGGGATGGGAGAATTACACCTAGAAATTCTGGTAGATCGGATGTTACGTGAATTTAAGGTAGAAGCTAATGTGGGCGCACCCCAGGTAGCTTACCGTGAGACAATTCGTAAACCAGTCACCAAAGTAGAAGGTAAATTCATTCGTCAAAGTGGTGGTAAAGGTCAATACGGTCACGTAGTTATTGACTTAGAACCAGCAGAACCAGGTGCTGGCTTTGAATTCGTTTCCAAAATTGTAGGTGGTACTGTACCAAAAGAGTACATCAACCCCGCAGAGCAGGGAATGAAAGAATGTTGTGAATCTGGTGTAGTAGCTGGCTATCCACTAATTGATATCAAAGCCACTTTAGTAGATGGTTCTTACCATGATGTAGACTCCTCTGAAATGGCTTTCAAAATCGCTGGTTCAATGGCGATGAAAAACGCCGTATCAAAAGCTTCACCTGTCCTTCTAGAGCCGATGATGAAAGTTGAAGTAGAAGTTCCTGAAGACTTCCTTGGGGATGTCATGGGCGACCTCAACTCTCGTCGTGGACAAATTGAAGGAATGGGATCTGAAGATGGTCTAGCGAAAGTGACAGCTAAAGTACCATTGGCAGAAATGTTTGGCTATGCCACTGTTATCCGTTCTAAGACTCAAGGACGGGGCATATTCTCAATGGAATTTAGCCATTACGATGAAGTACCTCGCAACGTGGCTGAGGCAATCATCGCCAAAAGTAAAGGGAACGCATAA
- a CDS encoding phosphodiester glycosidase family protein: protein MTIINQLLLIKYSLFPILAATLCFTTHATNAQEYPPKAKSSPGLTSALPAKFSGNQIILNGKTLPGAWLQQQEASGRFITHISDGALRQFLGVDLLNTSNPQLQPVEWFSQSTSSPTFTARLLGGYRYLDISNFAQTKNWQVQVQGNRLVISTPPAKINNIRQGRQSWGDRLVIDLDNPTPWQVTPGQTIKAPVESDNPDSQPPGQTYREWIVTLDSTADSGLIQRYTPQPAPPNQLKQLPSATDPIPLIQKVDLVNNQTKISLSVPLGSYPQIITLANPNRLVVDIRPDALVTKDITWSQGLRWQQKYINLGADKFSVVWLEINPRTAQLKIRPIFANSESQTGIAPLIQTAKRYSAVAGINGGYFNRNNKLPLGAVRTDNQWMSGPILNRGAIAWNDNGEFYFGRLTLTENLTINNNESLPILFLNSGFVQNGIARYTRSWGSTYTPIIDNEIILIVQNNQITNQIIGGKANTTPIPIPDNGYLLTLRGTATNNASKLTPGTKVSISSNTTPSEFNRYPHIIGAGPLLVQNRQIVLNGESEKFSKAFVAGKAVRSGICTTSTGNLIIAATHDRAGGPGPNLAEHAKLMQAMGCVNALNLDGGSSTSLYLGGQLLDRSPNTAARVHNAIGIFLNTP from the coding sequence ATGACCATTATTAATCAATTGCTATTGATAAAATATTCTCTATTTCCTATTCTTGCGGCTACACTATGTTTTACCACTCATGCTACCAACGCTCAAGAATATCCTCCCAAGGCTAAATCATCACCCGGTTTGACTTCTGCACTACCAGCAAAGTTTTCTGGTAATCAAATTATTCTCAATGGTAAAACTTTACCGGGAGCATGGTTACAGCAACAGGAAGCATCTGGTAGATTCATAACTCATATTAGTGATGGGGCGTTAAGACAATTCCTTGGTGTAGATTTGCTCAATACTAGCAATCCTCAGTTACAACCTGTAGAGTGGTTTTCCCAAAGTACATCATCACCAACTTTCACCGCTAGGTTATTAGGAGGATATCGTTATTTAGATATTTCTAATTTTGCTCAAACCAAGAATTGGCAAGTCCAAGTTCAAGGTAATAGATTAGTTATTTCCACTCCCCCAGCTAAAATTAATAATATTCGACAGGGAAGACAATCATGGGGCGATCGCCTGGTGATAGATTTAGATAATCCTACACCTTGGCAAGTTACACCAGGACAAACTATTAAAGCACCCGTAGAATCTGATAACCCTGACTCCCAACCCCCCGGACAAACTTACAGAGAATGGATTGTTACTTTAGATAGTACGGCTGATTCTGGCTTAATTCAACGCTACACCCCCCAACCAGCACCACCAAATCAATTAAAACAACTACCATCAGCAACAGATCCAATACCACTGATTCAAAAAGTGGATCTGGTCAATAATCAAACTAAAATCAGTCTCAGTGTCCCCCTTGGTTCATATCCACAAATTATTACCCTCGCTAACCCAAATCGTTTAGTTGTAGATATTCGACCTGATGCTTTAGTTACTAAAGATATCACCTGGTCTCAGGGATTACGCTGGCAGCAAAAATATATAAATTTAGGAGCAGATAAGTTTTCCGTCGTTTGGTTGGAAATCAATCCTCGCACAGCACAGTTAAAAATCAGACCTATTTTTGCTAACTCAGAAAGCCAAACAGGGATAGCACCTTTAATTCAAACCGCCAAACGTTATTCAGCAGTCGCAGGTATCAATGGTGGTTATTTTAACCGTAATAATAAATTACCTTTAGGTGCTGTACGTACTGATAATCAGTGGATGTCAGGACCAATTTTAAACAGAGGGGCGATCGCCTGGAATGATAACGGAGAATTTTATTTTGGCCGCCTCACCTTAACAGAAAATTTAACTATCAACAACAACGAATCTTTACCAATTCTTTTTCTCAACAGTGGGTTTGTGCAGAATGGTATAGCCCGATATACACGATCTTGGGGTTCTACTTACACCCCCATCATAGACAACGAAATTATCCTTATCGTCCAAAATAACCAAATTACCAACCAGATCATCGGCGGTAAAGCCAACACTACTCCCATTCCCATCCCTGACAACGGCTACCTCCTCACCTTACGCGGTACGGCTACCAATAACGCCTCAAAACTGACACCTGGTACAAAAGTGAGTATTTCTAGCAATACTACCCCCAGTGAATTTAACCGTTATCCCCACATTATCGGCGCAGGTCCCCTATTAGTCCAAAATCGGCAAATTGTCCTCAATGGTGAAAGTGAAAAATTTAGTAAAGCCTTTGTTGCGGGAAAAGCAGTTCGTAGCGGTATTTGTACCACATCTACAGGTAATTTAATTATTGCTGCCACACATGATCGCGCTGGCGGGCCAGGACCAAATTTAGCCGAACACGCTAAATTAATGCAAGCTATGGGTTGTGTCAACGCCTTAAATCTGGACGGTGGCAGTTCTACCAGTTTATACTTAGGGGGACAACTACTAGATCGTTCTCCTAATACCGCAGCCCGTGTCCACAATGCCATCGGTATTTTCTTAAATACCCCTTAA